In the genome of Pseudomonas sp. LBUM920, one region contains:
- a CDS encoding cobalt-precorrin-6A reductase yields the protein MKRILLLGGVTEALAIARTLGPEHIYSLAGVGRVPTDLTCHVRVGGYGGVEGLAQFVRDEHISLILDATHPYAAQISRNATQASRLCGIPCWALRRPAWQPQAGDDWREVSDWAELVEALRPFKRPLFTLGREPLQHLDEIPADQLWTLRALDVYPGNARCEVIGARGPFLIEDERALFERRGIDVLISKNSGSTATEPKLEVARELGIPVLVLKRPVLAAVDREFTDVAAVLQAVNTL from the coding sequence ATGAAACGCATCCTGCTGTTGGGCGGCGTGACCGAAGCGCTGGCCATCGCGCGTACGCTGGGGCCTGAACATATCTACAGTCTGGCCGGTGTGGGCCGGGTGCCTACCGACCTCACCTGCCACGTGCGCGTCGGTGGGTATGGCGGGGTTGAAGGGCTGGCGCAGTTTGTTCGCGATGAACACATCAGCCTGATCCTCGATGCCACCCATCCGTATGCCGCCCAGATCAGCCGGAACGCCACGCAGGCGTCGCGGCTGTGCGGCATCCCTTGCTGGGCGTTGCGCCGTCCGGCGTGGCAACCGCAGGCAGGCGATGACTGGCGTGAGGTGAGTGATTGGGCCGAGCTGGTTGAAGCGTTGAGGCCCTTCAAGCGCCCGTTGTTCACACTGGGCCGCGAGCCGTTGCAGCATCTTGATGAGATCCCCGCCGATCAGCTCTGGACGCTGCGCGCGCTGGATGTGTATCCGGGCAATGCACGCTGTGAAGTCATCGGCGCACGTGGGCCGTTTCTGATTGAAGACGAGCGCGCGTTGTTTGAGCGGCGTGGGATTGATGTGTTGATCAGCAAGAACAGCGGCAGTACGGCGACCGAACCGAAACTGGAAGTGGCGCGGGAGCTGGGAATACCGGTGCTTGTCTTGAAGCGTCCAGTGCTGGCTGCGGTAGATCGAGAGTTCACCGACGTGGCTGCGGTGCTACAGGCCGTCAACACACTCTAA